A window from Penaeus vannamei isolate JL-2024 unplaced genomic scaffold, ASM4276789v1 unanchor3317, whole genome shotgun sequence encodes these proteins:
- the LOC138861238 gene encoding uncharacterized protein produces the protein YICIKRLINKNVHKKLLEVDKIHSNKLLKLGIDNEKKVEKSKVIFNFSEKILTEEQKDILSHGLDYCMPPTKVSFHKFYLYFEKLCNNLKNYDIYNNLFHNVTNNISTIANNTFKKFSRLANQTSDAERFTSPLQSLKNDESIIITKPGKGRGVVILNKDDYHQKVLNILSDHTKFKRITTEMSTHLLYLEDKLKRLLRTIKSSIDASTYNFLSTSGSKPGLLYGLPKVHKPNIPLRPIISSIDTFNYNTAKFLVPIISPLTTNQYTIENSTVFANEITSLNPEQPITMASFDVESLFTNVPLLETSEIITE, from the exons ACTATATCTGTATCAAGAGACTCATCAATAAGAATGTCCATAAAAAACTACTTGAAGTTGACAAAATTCACAGTAACAAACTTTTGAAACTaggaattgataatgaaaaaaaagtggaaaaaagcaAAGTCATCTTTAATTTTTCTGAGAAAATCTTAACCGAAGAACAGAAAGATATTCTCTCTCATGGCCTGGATTATTGTATGCCTCCAACCAAAgtttcttttcacaaattttaCCTCTATTTTGAAAAGCTTTGTAACAATCTAAAGaactatgatatttataataacttATTTCATAATGTCACCAATAATATTTCAACTATAGCCAACAACACCTTCAAGAAATTCTCTCGTCTGGCTAATCAAACAAGTGATGCAGAACGTTTCACGTCACCTCTACAATCACTTAAGAATGACGAGTCCATAATAATCACCAAACCAGGCAAAGGTCGGGGAGTAGTCATTTTAAACAAAGACGACTATCATCAGAAAGTACTTAATATTCTTAGTGACCATACTAAATTCAAGAGAATCACTACTGAAATGTCCACTCACTTGTTATACCTTGAAGATAAGTTAAAAAGACTACTCCGGACCATTAAATCATCCATTGATGCAAGCACCTATAATTTCCTGTCAACCTCGGGTTCCAAACCCGGATTGTTATATGGTCTCCCCAAAGTACACAAACCAAACATTCCTTTAAGACCCATTATTTCCTCGATTGACACTTTTAACTATAACACTGCTAAGTTTCTGGTTCCAATTATTTCTCCGTTAACTACGAATCAGTACACAATTGAAAATTCCACAGTTTTTGCAAATGAAATCACTTCACTAAACCCTGAACAACCCATCACCATGGCGAGTTTCGACGTGGAATCATTATTTACGAACGTGCCACTTCTGGAAACATCGGAGATTATA ACGGAGTAG